A window from Zonotrichia albicollis isolate bZonAlb1 chromosome 8, bZonAlb1.hap1, whole genome shotgun sequence encodes these proteins:
- the LOC141729897 gene encoding N(6)-adenine-specific methyltransferase METTL4-like isoform X1: protein MSVVHRLAVGWLVDHLSFINQCGYEVCDSFAHPGGVTPSTSATSTEDCHSISTFAATPSSSNGPSYCPGNAVETEGKRAKMRYVFREEFFDISKPYIAAAPEEQLCQGCPEVSLTEIKANSNREEYQEGAKSDTGDSLATARKKRKRKCVFNQGELDALEYHSKVRKLIWEGTLDLVQEGLKSGFLHRMTAKLSCRKNNVPQHIVCGLAELCEMAKQFPAVNESDHQAVCVLEEETSSAEQDLLSYVVENSSNCAKIIVLMGQKYLVPPRSSFLLSDISCLQPLLNYKKKYDVIVIDPPWENKSVKRSNRYSYLSSWQIKQIPVPALAAPNCLVVMWVTNRQKHLRFVKDELYPHWSVKTLAEWHWVKITTAGEFVLPLDSLHKKPYEVLILGRVQADVKEALRKSEGVLPIPEHQLIVSIPCSLHSHKPPLAAVLAEFIKPDVECLELFARNLQPGWTSWGNEVLKFQHIDYFTLLENEN, encoded by the exons ATGTCCGTGGTACATCGTCTGGCAGTGGGATGGCTTGTGGATCATCTCTCTTTCATCAACCAGTGTGGCTATGAGGTCTGTGACTCCTTTGCACACCCTGGTGGTGTCACTCCCAGTACTTCTGCCACATCTACTGAAGACTGTCACAGTATTTCTACTTTTGCTGCCACCCCTTCATCAAGCAATGGTCCTTCTTACTgtcctggaaatgctgtagAAACAGAAGGTAAAAGAGCAAAAATGAGATACGTGTTTCGGGAGGAGTTCTTTGATATTTCTAAGCCCTATatagctgcagctcctgaggagcagctgtgtcAGGGATGCCCTGAGGTGAGTCTGACAGAAATAAAGGCCAACAGCAACAGAGAGGAATACCAAGAAGGAGCAAAGAGTGACACTGGAGATTCTCTTGCCACTGCTAGGAAG AAACGTAAAAGGAAATGTGTGTTCAACCAAGGTGAACTGGATGCTTTGGAATACCATTCAAAG GTCAGGAAGCTCATTTGGGAAGGGACTTTGGATTTAGTCCAAGAGGGACTCAAAAGTGGTTTTCTTCACCGTATGACTGCAAAACTCAGTTGCAGGAAGAATAATGTTCCTCAGCACATTGTCTGTGGGTTGGCTGAACTATGTGAAATGGCAAAGCAGTTTCCAGCTGTGAATGAAAGTGACCATCAAGCTGTATGTGTGCTAGAGGAGGAAAcctccagtgcagagcaggacctgctTTCGTATGTTGTGGAAAACAGCTCAAACTGTGCAAAGATTATTGTGTTAATGGGGCAGAAATACTTGGTGCCACCAAGAAGCAGTTTCCTCTTATCTGATATTTCATGTTTACAGCCCCTGCTGAACT ACAAGAAAAAATATGATGTAATTGTGATTGATCCACCATGGGAGAACAAGTCTGTTAAAAGGAGTAACAG GTACAGCTACTTGTCTTCATGGCAAATCAAGCAGATTCCTGTACCAGCACTAGCTGCTCCAAATTGTCTTGTAGTCATGTGGGTGACTAACAGACAGAAGCACTTACGTTTTGTTAAGGATGAACTTTATCCTCACTGGTCAGTGAAAACACTTGCTGAGTGGCACTGGGTAAAA ATTACTACAGCTGGAGAATTTGTGTTGCCTTTGGATTCTTTGCACAAAAAACCCTATGAAGTTCTCATATTGGGGAGAGTTCAGGCAGATGTAAAGGAAGCCTTAAG GAAATCTGAAGGTGTTCTTCCAATTCCAGAGCATCAGTTAATTGTCAGCATACCCTGCAGTCTGCATTCACATAAACCTCCTCTTGCTg
- the LOC141729896 gene encoding kinetochore protein NDC80 homolog isoform X1 — MRRSSSIAGSSSRQSMMALRVQDTNKMGLQTPQMKDRSTFGKLSMSKPTSGASERKVSCFGNRVSGAGGSRSSQYGVFGTKKIKDPRPLHDKTFIQQCIKKLYEFLVENAYAHNVSVKSLQSPSVKDFLNIFTFIYKFLCPSYELPDSKFEEEIPKVFKDLGYPFALSKSSMYTVGAPHTWPQIVAALFWLIDCVKLYNAIRENAPSFDDRQSWGGETDDGIVHNKLFMDYCVKCYDLFMKGRDTFEELDAEVQSKLKDLFNIDPFQMESLEAENKRLQEEIARLEKEKESEPDRRVTLRNVKSSLQADVQKYQTYLANMKSHISILDQNLESVNDEVETAGAEVEAMKQENARLQHILDNQKYSAADIERINHKRNELQQTINKLNKELQAERDQMWNEEIKYARNRDAIEMQLAEYHKLARKLKLIPVSAENSKGHDFKIQFNPDSGPNCLVKYRTQIKAPLMEIINETEEEISKATQRKITLEDTLEQVNVMLEDKKRSVKMLTEEAEKLDDLYQQKLKEIEEEDKKCANELESLKKHKQLLESGVYDGLSEATNELHDHQRQYQVVLQTTTEEKRKIDANLSRLIETVATHIESIVKYLDEQKVRIYRDDEEFMPEDQLSNLTSILDSYKKKAESV, encoded by the exons ATGAGGCGAAGCTCAAGTATTGCTGGAAGCAGCAGTCGACAATCTATGATGGCACTGAGAGTGCAGGACACCAACAAGATGGGTCTTCAGACACCTCAGAT GAAGGACAGAAGCACCTTTGGGAAGCTGAGCATGAGCAAACCTACATCTGGAGCTTCAGAAAGAAAAGTCAGCTGTTTTGGGAACAG AGTGAGTGGGGCTGGAGGGTCACGCAGCAGCCAGTACGGTGTGTTTGGGACAAAAAAGATAAAGGATCCCAGGCCCCTTCATGACAAGACATTCATCCAACAATGTATCAAAAAGCTTTATGAG TTCCTTGTTGAGAATGCTTATGCCCACAATGTTTCCGTGAAATCACTACAATCTCCATCAGTTAAGGACTTTTTAAATATCTTCACCTTTATCTACAAATTCCTCTGCCCTTCTTATGAACTGCCTGACTCAAAATTTGAAGAGGAAATTCCCAAAGTTTTTAAAGACCTTGG GTACCCCTTTGCTCTGTCAAAAAGCTCCATGTACACTGTGGGAGCACCACACACCTGGCCTCAGATTGTGGCAGCTTTGTTTTGGTTAATTGATTGTGTCAAG CTGTACAATGCGATCAGGGAAAATGCACCATCGTTCGATGacagacagagctggggaggagagacaGATGATGGAATTGTACATAATAAG CTTTTCATGGACTACTGTGTGAAGTGCTATGATCTTTTCATGAAAGGGAGAGATACCTTTGAAGAGTTGGATGCTGAAGTCCAGTCAAAATTAA AGGATTTATTTAATATAGATCCATTCCAGATGGAAAGTTTAGAAGCTGAGAACAAAAGACTTCAAGAAGAGATTGCAAgactagaaaaagaaaaggaaagtgagcCG GATCGTAGAGTAACGCTACGAAATGTGAAATCGTCCCTTCAAGCAGACGTCCAGAAATACCAGACTTATTTGGCTAATATGAAATCTCATATATCCATCCTTGATCAAAACCTGGAAAGTGTTAATGATGAAGTTGAGACAGCAG GAGCAGAAGTAGAAGCCATGAAGCAGGAGAATGCCCGGCTCCAGCACATCTTAGATAACCAGAAGTACTCAGCTGCAGACATTGAGAGAATAAATCACAAGAGAAATGAGCTGCAGCAAACCATTAACAAGCTGAATAAGGAGCTGCAAGCAGAACGAGATCAGATGTGGAATGAAGAGATAAAATATGCTAGGAATAGAGACGCG ATTGAAATGCAACTGGCAGAGTATCATAAACTGGCTCGAAAGCTGAAATTAATTCCCGTAAGTGCTGAGAATTCCAAAGGCCACGACTTTAAGATTCAGTTCAATCCTGATTCAGGACCAAATTGCCTAGTCAAATACAGAACTCAGATCAAG GCTCCCCTCATGGAGATCATCAACGAGACTGAGGAAGAAATTAGTAAAGCCACTCAACGGAAAATTACTCTGGAAGATACTTTGGAACAG GTGAATGTAATGctagaggacaagaaacgcagTGTGAAAATGCTGACAGAAGAAGCTGAAAAGCTGGATGATCTTTACCAGCAGAAGCTTAAG GAGATAGAAGAAGAAGACAAGAAATGTGCAAATGAACTGGAATCGTTAAAAAAGCATAAACAGTTACTTGAGAGTGGTGTCTATGATGGGCTCAGTGAAGCTACAAATGAATTGCATGATCACCAAAGACA ATATCAAGTCGTTTTGCAAACAACaacagaagagaagagaaaaattgaTGCTAACTTGAGTCGTCTTATAGAAACAGTTGCTACTCATATAGAATCTATAGTG AAATACCTTGATGAACAGAAGGTGAGAATATACAGAGACGATGAAGAATTCATGCCTGAAGATCAATTGTCAAACTTGACCAGCATCCTAGACAGTTATAAAAAGAAGGCTGAAAGTGTCTAA
- the LOC141729897 gene encoding N(6)-adenine-specific methyltransferase METTL4-like isoform X2, with protein sequence MSVVHRLAVGWLVDHLSFINQCGYEVCDSFAHPGGVTPSTSATSTEDCHSISTFAATPSSSNGPSYCPGNAVETEGKRAKMRYVFREEFFDISKPYIAAAPEEQLCQGCPEVSLTEIKANSNREEYQEGAKSDTGDSLATARKKRKRKCVFNQGELDALEYHSKVRKLIWEGTLDLVQEGLKSGFLHRMTAKLSCRKNNVPQHIVCGLAELCEMAKQFPAVNESDHQAVCVLEEETSSAEQDLLSYVVENSSNCAKIIVLMGQKYLVPPRSSFLLSDISCLQPLLNYKKKYDVIVIDPPWENKSVKRSNRYSYLSSWQIKQIPVPALAAPNCLVVMWVTNRQKHLRFVKDELYPHWSVKTLAEWHWVKITTAGEFVLPLDSLHKKPYEVLILGRVQADVKEALRKSEGVLPIPEHQLIVSIPCSLHSHKPPLAVLAEFIKPDVECLELFARNLQPGWTSWGNEVLKFQHIDYFTLLENEN encoded by the exons ATGTCCGTGGTACATCGTCTGGCAGTGGGATGGCTTGTGGATCATCTCTCTTTCATCAACCAGTGTGGCTATGAGGTCTGTGACTCCTTTGCACACCCTGGTGGTGTCACTCCCAGTACTTCTGCCACATCTACTGAAGACTGTCACAGTATTTCTACTTTTGCTGCCACCCCTTCATCAAGCAATGGTCCTTCTTACTgtcctggaaatgctgtagAAACAGAAGGTAAAAGAGCAAAAATGAGATACGTGTTTCGGGAGGAGTTCTTTGATATTTCTAAGCCCTATatagctgcagctcctgaggagcagctgtgtcAGGGATGCCCTGAGGTGAGTCTGACAGAAATAAAGGCCAACAGCAACAGAGAGGAATACCAAGAAGGAGCAAAGAGTGACACTGGAGATTCTCTTGCCACTGCTAGGAAG AAACGTAAAAGGAAATGTGTGTTCAACCAAGGTGAACTGGATGCTTTGGAATACCATTCAAAG GTCAGGAAGCTCATTTGGGAAGGGACTTTGGATTTAGTCCAAGAGGGACTCAAAAGTGGTTTTCTTCACCGTATGACTGCAAAACTCAGTTGCAGGAAGAATAATGTTCCTCAGCACATTGTCTGTGGGTTGGCTGAACTATGTGAAATGGCAAAGCAGTTTCCAGCTGTGAATGAAAGTGACCATCAAGCTGTATGTGTGCTAGAGGAGGAAAcctccagtgcagagcaggacctgctTTCGTATGTTGTGGAAAACAGCTCAAACTGTGCAAAGATTATTGTGTTAATGGGGCAGAAATACTTGGTGCCACCAAGAAGCAGTTTCCTCTTATCTGATATTTCATGTTTACAGCCCCTGCTGAACT ACAAGAAAAAATATGATGTAATTGTGATTGATCCACCATGGGAGAACAAGTCTGTTAAAAGGAGTAACAG GTACAGCTACTTGTCTTCATGGCAAATCAAGCAGATTCCTGTACCAGCACTAGCTGCTCCAAATTGTCTTGTAGTCATGTGGGTGACTAACAGACAGAAGCACTTACGTTTTGTTAAGGATGAACTTTATCCTCACTGGTCAGTGAAAACACTTGCTGAGTGGCACTGGGTAAAA ATTACTACAGCTGGAGAATTTGTGTTGCCTTTGGATTCTTTGCACAAAAAACCCTATGAAGTTCTCATATTGGGGAGAGTTCAGGCAGATGTAAAGGAAGCCTTAAG GAAATCTGAAGGTGTTCTTCCAATTCCAGAGCATCAGTTAATTGTCAGCATACCCTGCAGTCTGCATTCACATAAACCTCCTCTTGCTg
- the LOC141729896 gene encoding kinetochore protein NDC80 homolog isoform X2, whose product MRRSSSIAGSSSRQSMMALRVQDTNKMGLQTPQMKDRSTFGKLSMSKPTSGASERKVSCFGNRVSGAGGSRSSQYGVFGTKKIKDPRPLHDKTFIQQCIKKLYEFLVENAYAHNVSVKSLQSPSVKDFLNIFTFIYKFLCPSYELPDSKFEEEIPKVFKDLGYPFALSKSSMYTVGAPHTWPQIVAALFWLIDCVKLYNAIRENAPSFDDRQSWGGETDDGIVHNKLFMDYCVKCYDLFMKGRDTFEELDAEVQSKLKDLFNIDPFQMESLEAENKRLQEEIARLEKEKESEPDRRVTLRNVKSSLQADVQKYQTYLANMKSHISILDQNLESVNDEVETAGAEVEAMKQENARLQHILDNQKYSAADIERINHKRNELQQTINKLNKELQAERDQMWNEEIKYARNRDAIEMQLAEYHKLARKLKLIPVSAENSKGHDFKIQFNPDSGPNCLVKYRTQIKAPLMEIINETEEEISKATQRKITLEDTLEQVNVMLEDKKRSVKMLTEEAEKLDDLYQQKLKEIEEEDKKCANELESLKKHKQLLESGVYDGLSEATNELHDHQRQNTLMNRR is encoded by the exons ATGAGGCGAAGCTCAAGTATTGCTGGAAGCAGCAGTCGACAATCTATGATGGCACTGAGAGTGCAGGACACCAACAAGATGGGTCTTCAGACACCTCAGAT GAAGGACAGAAGCACCTTTGGGAAGCTGAGCATGAGCAAACCTACATCTGGAGCTTCAGAAAGAAAAGTCAGCTGTTTTGGGAACAG AGTGAGTGGGGCTGGAGGGTCACGCAGCAGCCAGTACGGTGTGTTTGGGACAAAAAAGATAAAGGATCCCAGGCCCCTTCATGACAAGACATTCATCCAACAATGTATCAAAAAGCTTTATGAG TTCCTTGTTGAGAATGCTTATGCCCACAATGTTTCCGTGAAATCACTACAATCTCCATCAGTTAAGGACTTTTTAAATATCTTCACCTTTATCTACAAATTCCTCTGCCCTTCTTATGAACTGCCTGACTCAAAATTTGAAGAGGAAATTCCCAAAGTTTTTAAAGACCTTGG GTACCCCTTTGCTCTGTCAAAAAGCTCCATGTACACTGTGGGAGCACCACACACCTGGCCTCAGATTGTGGCAGCTTTGTTTTGGTTAATTGATTGTGTCAAG CTGTACAATGCGATCAGGGAAAATGCACCATCGTTCGATGacagacagagctggggaggagagacaGATGATGGAATTGTACATAATAAG CTTTTCATGGACTACTGTGTGAAGTGCTATGATCTTTTCATGAAAGGGAGAGATACCTTTGAAGAGTTGGATGCTGAAGTCCAGTCAAAATTAA AGGATTTATTTAATATAGATCCATTCCAGATGGAAAGTTTAGAAGCTGAGAACAAAAGACTTCAAGAAGAGATTGCAAgactagaaaaagaaaaggaaagtgagcCG GATCGTAGAGTAACGCTACGAAATGTGAAATCGTCCCTTCAAGCAGACGTCCAGAAATACCAGACTTATTTGGCTAATATGAAATCTCATATATCCATCCTTGATCAAAACCTGGAAAGTGTTAATGATGAAGTTGAGACAGCAG GAGCAGAAGTAGAAGCCATGAAGCAGGAGAATGCCCGGCTCCAGCACATCTTAGATAACCAGAAGTACTCAGCTGCAGACATTGAGAGAATAAATCACAAGAGAAATGAGCTGCAGCAAACCATTAACAAGCTGAATAAGGAGCTGCAAGCAGAACGAGATCAGATGTGGAATGAAGAGATAAAATATGCTAGGAATAGAGACGCG ATTGAAATGCAACTGGCAGAGTATCATAAACTGGCTCGAAAGCTGAAATTAATTCCCGTAAGTGCTGAGAATTCCAAAGGCCACGACTTTAAGATTCAGTTCAATCCTGATTCAGGACCAAATTGCCTAGTCAAATACAGAACTCAGATCAAG GCTCCCCTCATGGAGATCATCAACGAGACTGAGGAAGAAATTAGTAAAGCCACTCAACGGAAAATTACTCTGGAAGATACTTTGGAACAG GTGAATGTAATGctagaggacaagaaacgcagTGTGAAAATGCTGACAGAAGAAGCTGAAAAGCTGGATGATCTTTACCAGCAGAAGCTTAAG GAGATAGAAGAAGAAGACAAGAAATGTGCAAATGAACTGGAATCGTTAAAAAAGCATAAACAGTTACTTGAGAGTGGTGTCTATGATGGGCTCAGTGAAGCTACAAATGAATTGCATGATCACCAAAGACA AAATACCTTGATGAACAGAAGGTGA